A region from the Campylobacter subantarcticus LMG 24377 genome encodes:
- a CDS encoding LutB/LldF family L-lactate oxidation iron-sulfur protein: MKMAHEQIVDVKIHDKQMRENLRSAMHTLQKNRLKIIDEKFEDWQGLRSKAKQAKNNALSSLHDRLLEFEQNATKNGINVHWASSDEDACEIIYELMIEKNISKILKGKSMASEEIGLNHYLEAKGLKAIETDLGELILQLNDETPVHIVVPAVHKNRYEIGKIFEEKLGSSLESEPEKLNSIARKHLRDEFEGLKMGLSGVNFAISKEGAFWLIENEGNGRMCTTASDIHVALCGIEKVMESFEDAATMVSLLTPSATGQFIPTYNNIITGPRKNGDLDGPKEVHVILFDHNRSKMLNDKDYYKALRCIRCGACMNFCPVYDKIGGHTYQSVYPGPIGEVISPNLFGMQENGDILSFCSLCGRCSQVCPVQIPLADLIRKLRAAKVGQGSFENITPNSAEAMAFKIFEKVATSPFIWKNILANLHKFNWFLQKGKNSLPVIKKWSAYKEFPQVKLDLYKELEKMQGVECE, translated from the coding sequence ATGAAAATGGCACATGAGCAAATTGTCGATGTGAAAATTCACGACAAGCAAATGAGGGAAAACTTAAGATCGGCAATGCATACATTGCAAAAAAATCGCTTGAAAATCATCGATGAAAAATTCGAAGACTGGCAAGGTTTGCGTTCTAAAGCAAAGCAAGCAAAAAACAACGCACTTTCAAGCTTACATGATAGACTTTTAGAATTTGAACAAAATGCAACAAAAAACGGCATCAACGTGCATTGGGCGAGTTCTGATGAGGATGCATGTGAAATCATCTATGAACTAATGATCGAAAAAAACATCAGTAAAATTCTCAAAGGAAAGTCTATGGCTAGTGAAGAGATAGGGTTAAACCACTATCTAGAAGCTAAAGGTTTAAAAGCCATAGAAACTGACTTAGGCGAACTCATACTACAGCTAAATGATGAAACTCCAGTGCATATCGTGGTTCCTGCGGTGCATAAAAACCGCTATGAAATCGGAAAAATTTTTGAAGAAAAGCTAGGTTCTAGTTTAGAAAGTGAACCTGAAAAGCTTAATTCTATCGCAAGAAAACACTTAAGAGATGAATTTGAAGGTTTGAAAATGGGCTTAAGTGGTGTGAATTTTGCCATATCTAAAGAAGGGGCTTTTTGGCTGATAGAAAATGAAGGAAATGGCAGAATGTGCACTACCGCAAGTGATATCCATGTGGCACTTTGTGGTATAGAAAAAGTAATGGAAAGCTTTGAAGATGCTGCAACTATGGTTTCACTACTCACACCATCAGCAACGGGGCAGTTTATACCAACATACAACAACATCATCACAGGTCCTAGAAAAAATGGCGACTTAGATGGCCCTAAAGAAGTGCATGTGATCCTTTTTGATCATAACCGAAGTAAAATGCTAAATGACAAAGACTACTATAAAGCCTTACGCTGTATAAGATGTGGTGCTTGTATGAATTTTTGTCCCGTGTATGATAAAATCGGTGGCCATACTTATCAAAGTGTTTATCCAGGGCCGATTGGAGAGGTTATCAGTCCTAATCTTTTTGGTATGCAAGAAAATGGAGATATTCTTTCTTTTTGTTCGCTTTGTGGAAGATGTTCTCAAGTGTGTCCGGTGCAAATTCCTCTTGCGGATTTAATACGCAAACTAAGAGCAGCCAAAGTAGGACAAGGAAGTTTTGAAAATATCACGCCAAATTCAGCCGAAGCAATGGCTTTTAAAATTTTTGAAAAAGTGGCTACTTCTCCATTTATCTGGAAAAATATTTTAGCAAATTTGCATAAGTTTAATTGGTTTTTGCAAAAAGGAAAAAATTCCTTACCTGTGATCAAAAAATGGAGCGCTTATAAAGAATTCCCGCAAGTTAAGCTTGATCTTTATAAAGAGCTTGAAAAAATGCAAGGAGTTGAGTGTGAGTAG
- a CDS encoding NAD-independent L-lactate dehydrogenase, oxidoreductase subunit: MKKVYLFATCLGSAIMQESVLNAVRLLRREGVEVIFKKQQTCCAQPSFNSGYFKESKNIALHNIKLFTQDYPIIVPSGSCAGMMSHDYLELFKDDENFSLVKDFSARVIDLSQYLDEVLKVDYEDKGEPIKVTWHSNCHALRIQKSIQASKNLLKKLKNVELIPLEFEEECCGFGGTFSVKEPQISNSMAQEKIKDIQNTGVKYVLSSDGGCLMNIAGTMSKMGLDIKGIHLYDFLNKRLEGVAI; this comes from the coding sequence ATGAAAAAAGTATATTTATTTGCTACTTGTTTGGGTAGCGCTATCATGCAAGAAAGTGTTTTAAATGCAGTTAGGCTTTTAAGAAGAGAAGGGGTGGAAGTGATATTTAAAAAACAGCAAACTTGCTGTGCCCAACCCTCGTTTAATTCGGGGTATTTTAAAGAAAGTAAAAATATCGCTTTGCACAATATCAAACTTTTTACGCAAGATTATCCCATCATCGTGCCAAGTGGATCTTGTGCGGGTATGATGAGCCATGATTACCTAGAGCTTTTTAAAGATGATGAAAACTTTAGCTTAGTGAAGGATTTTAGCGCTAGAGTGATTGATCTTAGTCAGTATTTAGATGAGGTTTTAAAAGTAGACTATGAAGACAAAGGCGAGCCTATAAAAGTAACTTGGCATTCAAACTGCCATGCATTAAGAATTCAAAAAAGCATCCAAGCGAGTAAAAATTTACTTAAAAAACTCAAAAATGTAGAGTTGATCCCTTTGGAATTTGAAGAAGAATGCTGTGGCTTTGGTGGGACTTTTTCAGTAAAGGAACCTCAAATTTCAAATTCCATGGCACAAGAAAAGATCAAAGACATTCAAAATACAGGCGTAAAATACGTGCTAAGTTCTGATGGCGGTTGTTTGATGAATATCGCAGGAACGATGAGTAAAATGGGGCTTGATATAAAAGGAATTCACTTATATGACTTCTTAAACAAACGCCTTGAAGGGGTAGCGATATGA